A window from Methylococcus mesophilus encodes these proteins:
- the panB gene encoding 3-methyl-2-oxobutanoate hydroxymethyltransferase: MTDPVTLPGLLAMKRRGEKIASLTAYDASTAALQDEAGIEVILVGDSVGNVIQGQPTTLNVTLDHMVYHTACVQRAARRALILADLPFLSYCTPEQAAHSAARLIREGGAQTVKLEGGRERLGIVRFLTEQNVPVCGHLGLQPQAIHRLGRYAVQGRDAESANRMIEDACLLADAGAVLLVLECIPWELAQEITAAVDIPTIGIGAGRHCDGQVLVWQDMLGMSAQHLRFSKDFLAGNAGIRGALSAYVREVKAGIFPSDVHSFGRNGP; the protein is encoded by the coding sequence ATGACTGATCCGGTGACCCTGCCCGGCCTGCTCGCCATGAAGCGGCGGGGAGAAAAGATCGCCTCCCTCACGGCCTACGACGCCTCCACCGCGGCCTTGCAGGACGAGGCCGGGATCGAGGTCATCCTGGTCGGCGATTCTGTCGGCAACGTCATCCAGGGCCAGCCCACCACCCTGAACGTCACGCTCGACCACATGGTGTACCACACTGCCTGCGTGCAGCGCGCGGCGCGGCGCGCCCTGATTCTGGCCGACCTCCCCTTCCTGAGCTACTGCACCCCGGAACAGGCGGCCCATAGCGCCGCCCGTCTGATCCGCGAAGGCGGCGCACAGACGGTCAAGCTGGAAGGCGGGCGGGAGCGGCTCGGCATCGTCAGGTTCCTGACGGAGCAGAACGTCCCGGTATGCGGCCATCTGGGTCTGCAGCCGCAAGCGATCCACCGCTTGGGCCGTTACGCCGTCCAGGGCCGCGATGCCGAATCGGCAAACCGCATGATCGAAGACGCCTGCCTGCTGGCCGACGCCGGCGCAGTGCTCCTGGTGCTCGAATGCATCCCCTGGGAACTGGCCCAGGAAATCACCGCCGCCGTCGACATACCCACCATCGGCATCGGCGCCGGCCGTCATTGCGATGGCCAGGTCTTGGTCTGGCAGGACATGTTGGGCATGAGCGCGCAGCACCTGCGTTTCTCCAAGGACTTCCTCGCCGGCAATGCGGGGATTCGAGGGGCGCTCTCGGCCTATGTGCGCGAGGTCAAGGCCGGCATCTTCCCGAGCGACGTACACAGCTTCGGCCGCAACGGTCCATGA
- the folK gene encoding 2-amino-4-hydroxy-6-hydroxymethyldihydropteridine diphosphokinase, with translation MSGESKAYIGLGGNLGDAAETVQTARRAIGAVPGVRELAFSSLYRSAPMGPSGQPDYVNAVMAVATTLVPQDLLQALQRIEQDHGRVRTGERWGPRTLDLDLLLYDDLVLDTETLTIPHPGIAEREFVLHPLAEIAPDLHVPNHGPLRELVRNCPRKGLTVIAHD, from the coding sequence ATGAGCGGCGAAAGCAAGGCCTACATCGGTCTAGGCGGCAATCTCGGCGACGCGGCCGAAACCGTGCAGACCGCCCGGCGGGCGATCGGAGCCGTGCCCGGCGTGCGGGAACTCGCCTTTTCCAGTCTTTACCGCAGTGCCCCGATGGGGCCGAGCGGCCAGCCGGACTACGTCAATGCCGTCATGGCCGTCGCCACGACGCTGGTGCCGCAGGATCTGCTCCAGGCGCTCCAGCGGATCGAACAGGACCACGGTCGCGTCCGTACCGGCGAGCGCTGGGGACCGAGGACGCTCGACCTCGACCTGCTCCTCTACGACGACCTCGTGCTCGACACGGAGACCCTGACGATTCCACATCCCGGCATCGCCGAACGGGAATTCGTGCTGCATCCGCTGGCGGAAATCGCTCCCGACCTCCACGTTCCCAACCATGGTCCCTTGCGGGAGCTGGTCCGGAACTGCCCCCGCAAAGGCCTTACGGTCATCGCTCATGACTGA